The Syntrophales bacterium genome contains a region encoding:
- a CDS encoding alpha-amylase family glycosyl hydrolase produces MTTRWNGAPTDGMSRFYDSDPDFRRPVLDIPAEKGERIFKRLRFLYGTRRARRAMPELLRILKVHHAHKHEEWAEAEKAFDPAERFSERDMILITYGDMVRTEKRSPLAALGNFLMTLRRRAPVFNTIHILPFFPYSSDRGFSVIDYRIVDPALGSWMDIERIGTCFRLMFDGVFNHASSKSVPFKEMFSGNPDFQDFAVTFTSKEELTPEQRKLLRRPRTSDILTQFHSIDGPLWAWTTFSPDQIDLNYRNPKVLLRVIETLLLYVRQGADLIRLDAVTYLWWESGSSGANLKQTHQIIKLFRDVLDLVAPRVALVTETNVPYEENISYFGDGDDESQMVYNFSLPPLVLHAFYRRDASTLTRWAETIRYPSSTTTYLNILDTHDGVGLPGIQGILSDEEVEFLISRARQHGAFISYRGSGEADREPYEINSTWYSALNMDNVNEERLFQVRRFVASRSIALALKGVPGIYLHGLIGSRSDIQLALRTRSKRDVNRAMIDEALLERSLVDPGSKMYQINDHLGRLLEIRVRHRAFHPNGDQRILSLSPDVFALVRTSPGGGQHILAITSVTDRKSRLEIPCDQLGFADPQWYDLVAGRGLLVRDDTLVVDLQPYDVLWLTPFSEIEQRIESAGMVPDHSA; encoded by the coding sequence ATGACGACCAGATGGAATGGAGCGCCGACGGACGGGATGTCCCGTTTCTACGACAGCGATCCCGATTTCAGAAGGCCGGTTCTCGACATTCCTGCGGAAAAAGGAGAACGCATTTTCAAGCGACTGCGCTTTCTGTACGGCACCAGGAGGGCACGTCGGGCGATGCCGGAACTCCTGAGGATCCTCAAGGTTCACCATGCCCACAAGCATGAAGAGTGGGCCGAAGCGGAGAAAGCCTTTGATCCTGCTGAACGTTTCAGCGAGCGGGACATGATTCTCATTACCTATGGCGACATGGTTCGCACGGAGAAGCGTTCTCCTCTTGCGGCACTGGGCAATTTTCTGATGACCCTTCGCCGGAGAGCTCCTGTTTTCAACACCATACACATCCTCCCCTTTTTCCCCTATTCTTCGGACCGCGGTTTTTCCGTTATCGATTATCGGATTGTCGATCCCGCCCTGGGTTCCTGGATGGATATCGAACGCATCGGGACCTGCTTTCGACTGATGTTTGATGGTGTCTTCAACCACGCTTCATCAAAAAGCGTCCCCTTCAAGGAGATGTTCAGTGGAAACCCCGATTTCCAGGATTTTGCCGTAACCTTTACATCCAAGGAGGAACTCACGCCGGAGCAGCGGAAGCTCTTAAGGCGTCCCCGAACCAGCGATATCCTTACGCAGTTTCATTCCATTGACGGGCCGCTCTGGGCATGGACGACGTTTTCTCCGGACCAGATTGATCTTAATTACCGGAATCCCAAGGTACTCCTGAGAGTTATCGAGACATTACTGCTCTATGTCCGCCAGGGGGCGGACCTGATCCGGCTCGACGCCGTGACATACCTGTGGTGGGAATCGGGAAGCTCCGGGGCGAACCTCAAGCAGACCCATCAAATAATCAAGCTCTTTCGCGATGTCCTGGATCTTGTGGCTCCTCGCGTGGCTCTGGTGACGGAAACGAACGTTCCCTATGAAGAGAACATTTCTTATTTCGGTGACGGCGACGATGAATCACAGATGGTCTACAATTTTTCACTGCCCCCCCTGGTCCTCCACGCGTTTTATCGGAGGGATGCGAGCACGCTCACCCGGTGGGCCGAAACCATACGTTATCCTTCGAGTACAACCACCTATCTCAATATCCTCGATACTCATGACGGGGTCGGATTGCCCGGAATACAGGGTATTCTGTCCGATGAAGAAGTAGAATTCCTTATATCGCGGGCGCGGCAGCACGGCGCATTTATTTCCTACCGGGGTTCCGGTGAGGCCGACAGGGAGCCCTATGAGATCAACTCGACCTGGTACAGTGCCCTCAACATGGACAACGTTAACGAAGAACGTCTCTTCCAGGTGAGGCGCTTTGTGGCTTCCCGCAGCATAGCCCTGGCGCTGAAGGGTGTTCCCGGGATATATCTGCACGGACTCATCGGAAGCAGGAGCGATATCCAGCTCGCCCTTCGAACCAGGTCAAAGAGGGATGTCAACCGCGCCATGATAGATGAAGCCCTCCTGGAACGGAGTCTTGTCGATCCCGGTTCGAAAATGTACCAGATAAACGATCATCTCGGCCGGCTCCTGGAGATACGGGTTCGTCATCGGGCCTTCCATCCAAACGGCGATCAGAGGATTCTGTCGCTGTCCCCGGATGTGTTCGCCCTGGTACGGACATCTCCCGGGGGCGGGCAGCACATATTGGCCATCACCAGTGTGACCGACCGGAAGAGCAGGCTGGAGATTCCCTGTGACCAGCTTGGTTTCGCCGATCCCCAGTGGTATGACCTGGTGGCCGGCCGGGGTCTGCTGGTACGGGACGACACGCTCGTGGTCGATCTGCAGCCCTATGATGTGCTGTGGCTGACCCCCTTCAGCGAAATCGAGCAGAGAATCGAATCTGCCGGGATGGTGCCGGATCATTCAGCGTAA
- a CDS encoding CoA-binding protein, with the protein MKQFFQPDSVALIGASGRDGSLGSHLMGNLLSGYRGALYPVNQNYSDIQGVPCYPSVESIPGPVDLAIIIIPAPAVPAALEACVRKGIGRVIIQSAGFSEVGPAGEALQETCLSIARDFQQMIELTRALAMIPHTPAHCRTAVITFSGGAGILSCDLLEEQGLKIAEFSPETMERLERVFPHWMPVSNPVDLFPAFGTRGPLQAYRETFDAIVGDPAVDAIFMHFIVGFYGQFGSMAELKEAAEQEGKSLVLWVIGRREGARLLRRESEKNGIPAHGEVSRAVECLAAASRYEPRGTRLKAGPG; encoded by the coding sequence ATGAAACAGTTCTTTCAGCCTGATTCAGTAGCCCTTATAGGGGCCAGTGGTCGTGACGGTTCCCTGGGCTCACACCTGATGGGGAATCTCCTTTCCGGTTACAGGGGGGCACTCTATCCCGTCAACCAGAACTATTCCGATATTCAGGGAGTTCCCTGCTATCCCTCGGTTGAATCGATTCCCGGCCCTGTTGACCTGGCCATTATCATCATTCCCGCCCCGGCGGTTCCCGCCGCGCTTGAGGCCTGCGTGAGAAAGGGGATAGGCCGGGTCATCATACAGAGCGCCGGTTTTTCCGAAGTTGGGCCGGCGGGCGAGGCCCTTCAGGAGACGTGCCTCTCCATTGCCCGTGACTTTCAGCAGATGATCGAGCTCACTCGGGCCCTTGCCATGATTCCCCACACTCCTGCCCACTGCCGTACGGCAGTGATTACCTTCAGCGGCGGGGCCGGTATTCTGTCCTGTGACCTGCTGGAGGAGCAGGGATTAAAAATCGCGGAATTTTCACCTGAAACGATGGAGCGCCTTGAACGGGTTTTCCCGCACTGGATGCCGGTGTCAAACCCGGTGGACCTGTTTCCGGCCTTCGGCACGCGGGGTCCGCTTCAGGCCTACCGCGAGACCTTCGACGCCATCGTCGGGGATCCTGCCGTGGATGCCATATTTATGCACTTCATCGTGGGATTCTACGGGCAGTTCGGCTCTATGGCCGAACTGAAAGAGGCCGCGGAACAGGAAGGGAAATCGCTGGTTCTGTGGGTTATAGGCCGCCGGGAAGGAGCCCGTCTGCTGCGTCGGGAATCGGAGAAAAATGGTATCCCCGCCCACGGAGAGGTGTCGCGGGCCGTAGAATGCCTTGCCGCGGCCTCACGGTATGAACCGCGCGGCACACGGCTGAAGGCTGGTCCCGGATAA
- a CDS encoding MucR family transcriptional regulator, which yields MATNLLELTTDIVVAHVSTTELSSEELLNEIMMVYATLRALERDDVMEEPVASLKKKGRKSKEDTEQVAAPVVEEPVQEEPVVEPEAPVLSYEEAFQEDTIGCMICGKTGMKTLKKHLAVAHQMKPVEYKRKFKIPRGIDLVAPSYAAARRQMAIDRGLSEKLAAARVAKKAE from the coding sequence ATGGCCACAAATCTGCTGGAATTGACCACAGACATTGTTGTCGCCCATGTTTCAACGACGGAGCTTTCATCAGAGGAGCTGCTCAATGAAATCATGATGGTCTATGCGACCCTCCGGGCCCTGGAAAGAGACGATGTCATGGAGGAACCCGTGGCATCACTCAAAAAGAAGGGAAGAAAATCAAAGGAGGACACCGAGCAGGTTGCAGCGCCTGTCGTGGAAGAGCCCGTTCAAGAGGAACCTGTCGTTGAACCTGAGGCGCCGGTTCTTTCCTATGAAGAGGCCTTCCAGGAGGACACGATCGGCTGCATGATTTGTGGGAAAACGGGGATGAAGACCCTCAAGAAGCACCTGGCGGTCGCCCATCAGATGAAACCGGTTGAGTACAAGCGGAAATTCAAGATTCCTAGGGGTATCGACCTGGTTGCCCCCAGTTACGCCGCCGCTCGTCGCCAGATGGCCATTGACAGGGGATTGTCGGAGAAACTGGCTGCTGCGCGGGTGGCGAAAAAGGCGGAATAG
- a CDS encoding putative addiction module antidote protein, whose protein sequence is MAAYLEACLEEANGDAAFIAKALGDIARAKGMTQVARDAGLSRESLYKALSGERTPGFDTILKVVAALGLKLHAEAVHSNT, encoded by the coding sequence ATGGCGGCATACCTTGAAGCCTGTTTAGAGGAGGCGAATGGCGACGCCGCATTTATTGCTAAAGCCTTGGGAGATATTGCACGTGCCAAGGGAATGACACAAGTGGCGCGGGATGCAGGTTTGTCTCGTGAAAGCCTTTACAAAGCCCTTTCAGGAGAACGCACACCTGGGTTTGATACAATACTCAAGGTTGTTGCCGCTCTTGGCTTGAAACTCCATGCAGAAGCTGTGCACTCAAACACCTGA
- the pgsW gene encoding poly-gamma-glutamate system protein, which translates to MLAALLLVVVQSLEYGRTPRLEAEQENQIRAAERMLKGMMSIRDSRLALGIGVDLAIDPNGTGLIGEEYTDLTTSQGSLRAKRTSLNPQFAGLALSLMRRAGVQKGDKVALCLSGSFPALNIAVLAACEELDVNPFIISSVGASSFGANIPGLTWLDMERLLFEQGHISHRSSFVSLGGIVETEGGIDGTGIEQGMQAVRKHGAIYLDEGHRGKLLADIERREALYLAGGRPAVFVNVGGAITSLGWVAQAARLENGLLRKVPACQSPQRGIIFRMMEQGVPVIHFLNIESLATRNLLPLAPVPLPPIENMDRKAELERRTWLQVVTLGLWLLIAAWLSSINPGANEL; encoded by the coding sequence GTGCTCGCGGCGCTTCTGCTGGTGGTGGTACAGTCTCTCGAATATGGCCGGACACCTCGCCTGGAAGCGGAGCAAGAAAATCAAATTCGCGCCGCAGAGCGCATGCTGAAAGGCATGATGAGTATCCGGGATTCCCGGTTGGCCTTGGGGATAGGGGTGGATTTAGCGATCGATCCCAACGGAACCGGACTTATCGGCGAGGAATACACAGATCTAACCACCTCCCAGGGGTCGTTGCGGGCCAAGCGGACATCCCTCAATCCCCAATTCGCGGGGCTGGCGCTGTCCCTGATGCGTCGGGCGGGCGTGCAGAAGGGTGATAAAGTGGCCCTTTGTCTTTCCGGTTCTTTTCCTGCTCTCAATATCGCCGTTTTGGCGGCGTGTGAAGAATTGGATGTGAATCCGTTTATCATCAGTTCGGTCGGGGCTTCTTCCTTTGGAGCCAACATACCGGGGCTGACGTGGCTGGATATGGAACGCCTTCTTTTTGAGCAGGGGCATATCAGCCACCGTTCTTCCTTTGTCTCGCTAGGAGGCATCGTGGAAACGGAAGGCGGCATCGATGGTACGGGTATCGAACAGGGCATGCAGGCTGTTCGCAAACATGGGGCTATCTATCTGGATGAAGGTCATCGAGGCAAGCTTTTAGCTGATATCGAGCGGCGTGAAGCGTTGTATCTTGCTGGAGGACGCCCGGCGGTTTTTGTAAACGTCGGGGGCGCCATCACATCCTTGGGCTGGGTCGCGCAGGCAGCACGCCTGGAAAATGGACTATTACGGAAAGTGCCTGCTTGTCAAAGCCCCCAACGAGGGATCATATTCAGAATGATGGAACAGGGTGTGCCAGTCATTCATTTCCTGAATATCGAAAGTCTGGCGACTCGCAACCTCTTGCCGTTGGCTCCCGTGCCGTTGCCCCCCATCGAAAACATGGATCGAAAGGCGGAATTGGAGCGGAGAACTTGGTTGCAAGTCGTCACACTGGGACTATGGCTGTTGATAGCTGCGTGGCTTTCATCTATAAATCCGGGCGCAAATGAACTATAG